The Aedes albopictus strain Foshan chromosome 1, AalbF5, whole genome shotgun sequence genomic interval cagttttccgggaaaaatttccacggctaattgatttttaattatcatttgatggaatatgcagtttttcaaagaagattccgggttctcagtaatatgcgcactttatcttactggctgggagttttacccaatccagtgagctagaattttctcagacgcttttccaatattttgtaacagttttccgggaaaattttccacggctaattgattttcaattattcaattcaattcaattcatatTTATTTGTTGTTTTATCAATTCACTAAAGTAGTTACATTGGTTCATTATAGAGTTTTGGTTTGCCTTACAACTATACCATAATTCACTGTATCATTTGATGCATTATACAAAATTCATGTTCATTCAATTGCAGGAAAATACTCGCAAAAAACCTGCCATCATTACTGATAGATTTGAGATAGTGAGAGGAAAAGACGTTTTCTTAAAGCTATATCACAGAGACACTAAAAAAACTTATATACTATGGCACCAAACCGACGATCAACTCGTTCTCCGACATTGTGCATCCCGTCCAAAATTTTTGGAGCAGCCGTGTAGTCCACAAACTCAAGGATTCGGTATGTGATAACTCTTGCAGTTCATCCGATGGAAAGTTGAACGGTAGATCTAGCATCATTTTCAGAATCTTGTTCTGTTTTACTTGAAGCTTCAAACGACGAGATTGAGCGCAGCTGTGCCAAGCTGGGAATCCATAGGTGATTATAGGACGGAAGATCATTTTATAAATCAGTATTTTGTTTTGGTTACTGAGTCGCGATCGTCGAGAGATAAGAGGATAAagcatttttattaatttatcacaTCTTGACAGTGAAGCTGCAATGTGTTTATCAAACTTGAGTTTTGGATCCATCGTCAAACCTAGATATTTTGCCTCCTCCGACCAAGGAACAGCGTGGTTCATGGCCGTTATTTGCGTTTGTGGAAGAAAACGTTGATTTCTTCGGCGGGTGAAAAAGATAGCTTGAGTTTTCATCGGATTTATCCTGATTCTCCATCGTCGTTGGTAGTTTTCAATTGCGTCTTGAGCTGATTGAAGCTTTTCGATGATAACCTCTGGTGTCTTGTCAGCAGCAACGAAACCAGTGTCGTCTGCGAAGAGGAAGTATTCTACGTCGTTCACTGTCACGATATCTGCGGTGAAGATATTGTATAGCACTGGACTCAGAACAGCACCCTGTGGGACACCGTAGGGTATCTGATGGGCCCGTGACAGTTCACCATTAACGATAACTTGGAAGCTGCGTTGCATAAGGAACGACTGCAATAGTTTCAGGATATACAGTGAAAAATCAGCAACTCTCATTTTATGTAAAATAGCCTCTTGCCATACAGAATCGTAGGCCTTCTCCACGTCCAAGAGTACCATTCCTGCCGATTGGCCACGGCTGAAACTTTGTTTAATATGCTGTGTTAGTCGAGCTAGCTGGTGGTTTGTGGAGTGACCACGCTTGAATTCGAATTGCTGAGGAGGAACTATATTGTGGTTTTCGAGGTGTCTTTCGATGCGAGACAAAATAACACGTTCAAGAATTTTGCTCATACTAGGCAGCAAACTGATTGGACGATAGTTTGTTGGTAGTGTAACGTCCTTACCTGGTTTGGGGATGGCAGTGACAATGGCGTGTTTCCAACTGCTCGGAAAATAACAGTTTTTCAAGCATGCATTAACAATTTTCGTAATCATTACTAGACCTTTCCGTGGTAGATGTTTAAGGAGTAAGTTACGAATTTTGTCCTGACCAGGTGCTTTCCTTGGTTTCATCTACATAATAATCCTTTCTATCTCTCTAGGACGGATCAGTGGGACATCGTTCTCTGTGGTAGCTGAATTTTCGATGAAACTGATCGAGGCATCAACTGCATAGGTTGTCTGGACGTCACCTGGCAGAGGATTGCGATGTGTGCTAGCAAAGCATTCAGCAAGTAGGTTAGCTTTTTCTAGCGGAGATGATATCAAACTGTTAGTGTCGACTTTTTGCAGCGGAGGACTGTATTTTACGTTCTTTCGAAGGGCCTTACTGATTTTCCACACATCTTTCGCACCGTTGTCCAAATTGAGAATCGTTCTAGAAAAGTGATGGTTCCTTGCTAATGAACAATCTTCTCGTATCCGTCTATTGAGTGATTCAACTATCATCAAAAGCAAGGGATCACGAGTGCGCATCCATTGACGACGACGAGTGTTTCGTAGTTGAATCAGTTGCCGCGTGGAAGTTGAAACCTTTGCATCCTTATATGGTTTAACGGGAGCGTTTGGTACTGATACAGCTTCTGCTTCTTGGAGGGTTGTGGTGAGAAACTGAACAGAGCTGTCTATTGCTGCGGGGCTGTTCAAGTTATTGACCACAGCAGATGTGAGGTCGATCTTCTCATTCACTAATCGCTTGAAAAGGTTCCAATTAGCTCGAGCGTAGCATCGTGAAGTCAGATTGACGGAGTTTGGTGGTGCAACTAGATCTATGTCGAAACATACCGGAAGATGATCCGAAGACAGATCGTTGACAACAGACAGGGCTGACATGTTGACCAGGTTATTGGAAAGAACCAGATCTAGCGTTGATGGCTTACGACCATTGTGCGGATTGTATGTGAACGAGTTCGGGGCGTGGATGAAGAAATCAGAAGATGACGATCGAGTAGCCAGAATATTTCCGGCTTTGTTCGCCCTCAAGCAGTTCCATAGACGATGGCGTGCGTTAAAGTCGCCCGCGACGAAAAAGGGTTCTGGGCGTCGTACTAGATTGTCAATATCACTCCGAAATTTGTTCCAAACTACTCCTCTGTGTTGACCCGGAAAATATGCAGCAATGATGTGAATCGTTAGTGTTGCATTTTTAATCTCTATTCCAACCGATTCAATTACTCTTGTGTTAAGATCTAACTGGGAAAACTGGATACCTTTCTTGACGACAATTAGAACGCCTCCACCTCGCTCGTTGTTTCTCGACCTCCTGTCGGCTCGGATACAGTTGAATTGGGGGTGATGGAATGAGTTTTGTGGTGCTAGCCAAGTCTCTGTCACAGTGGCGATATCAACTTGGTGCCGAATAAGAAAATCAAAAAATTCGATTCGTTTTGGTAGGATCGACCTACTGTTCCAATTAACTACGTTTAACGTGTTGAAGTCACCCATTGTACAGATACTTCAACATTAGCTCAGAGAGTGCGAAGAATTGTTGCTCCTTACTTCGGCATCCTTTGAGACGGATGAACATGTCTCTCGCGAGGGATAGGAACTCGGTGATGGTGAAAAGGCCATCGTTGGAATGCGGGTCAGATGCAGGAGAATGAGTACCAAGCGCTGCAATTTGTGCGTAGGTGGCATTACTGTTCGCATTGGGAGTAGCTCGGCGTGGTGCTGGAGGTCCTTGGTTGCCGAGAAGCGGGAAATCGATGTTAGTCTTCCTAGGGGGTAGATGGGTTGGTTTTTTCCTCTTCTTGTCTAGGTCTTCCAGATAGGATTTTCTGGCTGGACACCCACGAAAATTAGCAGTGTGGTTGGCACCACAATTCGCGCACTTAAGCTGGCTTCTGTCATTATGTTTACTGTTTAGTGCTGCTTTCTTAGGAAGTGAGCACCCGTTGGAGAGATGTTTACCACTGCATTTCACACATTTGGGAGCCAGGTTACAGTTGGTCGAGCCGTATCCAAAACGCTGGCAGCGGAAGCACTGAGCTGCGTCATCTACGCGTTTCTCATAGAACCGCCACGATACAGCTACATTGAACAACGCTTTCGTTTTCTTCAGGTCCTGTAACTTCACCGAACCACGAGGGAAGTAGAGAACGTACAATGCATACGTACCGAGCGATGATGGGGTTG includes:
- the LOC134291576 gene encoding uncharacterized protein LOC134291576, whose product is MQFFKEISGFKFVLTGLPLTEPAKLKQELARSNINPSDVKVLSTTPSSLGTYALYVLYFPRGSVKLQDLKKTKALFNVAVSWRFYEKRVDDAAQCFRCQRFGYGSTNCNLAPKCVKCSGKHLSNGCSLPKKAALNSKHNDRSQLKCANCGANHTANFRGCPARKSYLEDLDKKRKKPTHLPPRKTNIDFPLLGNQGPPAPRRATPNANSNATYAQIAALGTHSPASDPHSNDGLFTITEFLSLARDMFIRLKGCRSKEQQFFALSELMLKYLYNG